In Porphyromonas cangingivalis, a genomic segment contains:
- the ybaK gene encoding Cys-tRNA(Pro) deacylase — protein sequence MSKTTSKKTNAVRIVESSGIPFELKEYPVTEEHQSAVDVALAIGESPEHIYKTLLLTGDKIPFIVAVIPAEGSVDLKKIAKISGNKKCEMLPMKALLDTTGYVRGGCSPIGMKKQFPTYIEELSTLEEKIIVSAGKRGLQIVLSPHDLIAIVSATVADIIES from the coding sequence ATGAGTAAGACGACTTCAAAAAAGACCAATGCCGTACGCATAGTAGAAAGCTCGGGGATCCCTTTCGAACTGAAAGAATATCCTGTCACTGAAGAACATCAAAGCGCAGTCGATGTTGCCCTTGCGATCGGCGAATCCCCCGAACACATCTATAAAACGCTATTACTCACAGGTGATAAAATACCATTTATAGTAGCTGTCATCCCGGCAGAGGGGAGTGTAGACTTAAAAAAGATTGCCAAGATATCGGGCAACAAAAAGTGTGAGATGCTCCCTATGAAAGCTCTTTTGGACACGACGGGATATGTGCGTGGAGGATGCTCTCCAATAGGAATGAAGAAGCAATTCCCGACCTATATAGAAGAGTTGAGCACGTTGGAAGAAAAGATCATCGTAAGCGCAGGCAAGCGAGGACTGCAGATTGTACTATCTCCGCATGATCTTATAGCCATCGTCTCAGCAACCGTTGCTGACATTATCGAATCGTAA
- a CDS encoding adenylyltransferase/cytidyltransferase family protein — translation MFKDKTIVYTSGTFDMFHYNHLRMINYARAIADILIVGVSTDELVQTYKPAPIIPFNERMQIIEALKTPDIVIPQHSLNHTEIVKKLNIDAFVVGDDWYGKYDYLKDLGVQVFYFPYGTGVSTTEIKKTVHASYESQLNHERQAKPDKLEDLD, via the coding sequence ATGTTCAAAGACAAAACAATAGTGTACACCTCAGGCACTTTTGATATGTTTCACTACAATCATCTGAGGATGATCAACTATGCCAGAGCCATCGCCGACATCCTCATCGTAGGGGTCAGCACCGATGAACTGGTACAAACCTACAAACCGGCTCCTATCATCCCCTTCAACGAACGGATGCAAATCATAGAGGCACTAAAAACTCCGGATATCGTCATCCCGCAACACTCACTCAACCATACAGAGATCGTCAAGAAACTCAACATCGATGCCTTCGTCGTGGGAGATGATTGGTATGGCAAGTATGACTATCTCAAAGATTTGGGTGTACAGGTATTTTACTTCCCCTACGGGACAGGAGTGTCGACCACAGAGATCAAGAAAACGGTACACGCTTCGTATGAGTCTCAGCTCAATCACGAGAGACAAGCGAAACCTGACAAACTGGAGGATCTGGACTAA
- a CDS encoding SDR family NAD(P)-dependent oxidoreductase, translating to MSKTKRFDNILITAGTKGIGYAVAETFVKECKHLWLTYGSDHEHAKEAKKRLSSLAPDTSIHIIACDVTAPRSAQALLEEMSSHDFVPDLIVMNAGVTNRKSPFEISDEEWLSVFQGNVHFPTQLIKGVVPSMKSGSAIIFTGSMMAIHPHSVSLSYGVTKSAVHGLVTNLVKHLEPFGIRVAGIAPGFVDTEWQKTKPTDVRKSIEGKVASHRFASPEEVGQVFKMVAENEYFNGDIISLSGGYSYK from the coding sequence ATGAGCAAGACAAAAAGGTTTGACAACATACTCATCACGGCCGGTACAAAGGGAATTGGCTATGCCGTAGCAGAAACTTTTGTAAAGGAGTGTAAGCATTTATGGCTTACTTATGGCTCGGATCATGAGCATGCCAAGGAGGCAAAAAAGAGGCTCTCATCCCTTGCCCCGGATACTTCGATCCATATCATTGCATGCGACGTCACAGCCCCTCGATCGGCACAGGCTCTATTAGAAGAGATGTCTTCACATGACTTCGTGCCGGACTTGATCGTCATGAATGCAGGAGTGACGAACCGTAAGTCGCCCTTCGAGATATCAGATGAGGAATGGTTGTCGGTATTTCAAGGCAATGTGCACTTCCCGACCCAGCTGATCAAGGGGGTAGTGCCGTCCATGAAGAGCGGAAGTGCAATCATATTTACGGGTTCTATGATGGCAATACACCCCCACTCTGTCTCGTTGTCCTACGGCGTGACAAAGAGTGCGGTGCATGGGCTTGTGACCAATCTCGTCAAACACCTTGAGCCTTTCGGTATCAGGGTGGCCGGCATAGCTCCGGGATTTGTAGATACAGAGTGGCAGAAGACCAAACCTACCGATGTACGTAAAAGTATAGAGGGAAAAGTGGCTTCGCATAGATTTGCATCACCGGAGGAAGTAGGACAAGTGTTTAAGATGGTCGCAGAAAATGAGTATTTCAACGGTGATATCATCTCACTCTCGGGAGGTTATTCATACAAGTAA
- a CDS encoding alpha-amylase family glycosyl hydrolase has product MNEQKISIYQVLPRLFDNKCENCVPNGDIKTNGVGKMNAFTPKALAAIKDLGITHIWYIGLLEHATKTVFRGLPADHPATVKGEAGSPYAIKDYYDVSPTLATSISKRMEEFEGLVKRTHEAGLGCIIDFVPNHVARTYASDSAPEGVPDFGSNDDTRVAFDPQNNFYYLPDQALTMGEGTSAYIENPAKVTGNDCFSSMPTHHDWYETVKLNYGVDYLNNKAPHFSPIPDTWKKMLDVLLYWADKGVDGFRCDMAEMVPIEFWCWSISEVRKSHPKILFIAEIYQTDLYQSYIQAGFDYLYDKVGLYDTLIKVLRGECPASEISRIHFAQEHIKGHMLRFMENHDEQRLASDFIIGDGDKAFPAMVISTLLGSTDGIMTYFGQEVGERGMDIEGFSGLDGRTTIFDYWSLGSMRRWIGKRNTYSGKDLTKDEISIREKYRTLLNTMLNHSALNKGKFFDLMYANNKQSIDHQYDYCFLRSDGTETFLVVVNFSSHLRRYDVTIPSHAFEILGIKDLTPIILEEVFTGNRGAAMLSSHEPIEVVVPPHGAAIYRMV; this is encoded by the coding sequence ATGAACGAGCAAAAAATATCCATATACCAAGTATTACCGAGACTATTTGACAACAAATGTGAGAACTGTGTACCTAACGGAGACATAAAAACGAACGGAGTCGGTAAGATGAATGCTTTCACTCCCAAAGCTCTCGCAGCCATAAAAGACCTTGGCATCACACACATATGGTACATAGGTCTATTGGAACACGCAACAAAAACAGTATTCAGAGGACTTCCTGCCGATCATCCGGCGACAGTCAAAGGGGAAGCAGGTTCGCCTTACGCCATCAAGGATTATTATGATGTTTCCCCTACCCTTGCAACAAGCATCTCCAAACGAATGGAGGAGTTTGAGGGGCTTGTCAAACGAACTCACGAAGCAGGCCTGGGCTGTATCATTGACTTTGTACCCAATCATGTGGCCCGTACATACGCATCTGACTCTGCCCCTGAAGGTGTGCCGGACTTCGGTAGTAATGACGATACAAGGGTAGCCTTTGATCCACAGAACAATTTCTACTACCTTCCCGATCAGGCCTTGACTATGGGAGAAGGCACTTCTGCATATATAGAAAATCCCGCAAAGGTTACAGGCAATGACTGCTTCTCCTCTATGCCGACCCATCATGACTGGTATGAGACTGTTAAATTGAACTACGGTGTGGATTATCTGAATAACAAAGCCCCTCACTTCTCTCCTATTCCCGATACATGGAAAAAGATGCTGGATGTCCTCCTCTATTGGGCGGATAAGGGTGTCGATGGCTTTAGATGTGATATGGCAGAGATGGTACCTATAGAATTTTGGTGTTGGAGTATAAGCGAGGTACGAAAGTCTCACCCGAAGATACTTTTTATTGCTGAGATATATCAGACCGACCTCTATCAATCCTACATACAGGCAGGATTTGACTATCTATATGACAAGGTCGGTCTTTACGATACGCTGATTAAGGTACTTCGTGGCGAATGTCCGGCGTCTGAGATCAGCCGAATACACTTTGCACAAGAGCATATCAAAGGACATATGCTCAGGTTTATGGAGAATCACGATGAACAACGCCTTGCTTCTGACTTCATCATTGGTGATGGAGATAAAGCTTTTCCGGCAATGGTAATATCGACCTTGCTTGGTTCGACAGATGGCATTATGACTTATTTCGGTCAAGAGGTGGGAGAGCGAGGCATGGATATCGAAGGCTTCTCGGGCTTGGATGGTAGGACGACCATCTTTGATTACTGGAGCCTGGGTAGCATGAGACGATGGATCGGCAAACGGAATACTTATAGTGGAAAAGACTTGACAAAGGACGAGATATCCATTCGTGAAAAGTATCGAACACTCCTCAACACCATGCTGAATCACTCGGCCCTCAACAAAGGTAAATTCTTCGACCTGATGTATGCCAATAACAAACAAAGCATCGATCATCAATATGACTACTGTTTTCTCCGTAGTGATGGGACAGAGACATTCCTTGTTGTGGTTAACTTCTCTTCTCATCTCAGACGGTATGATGTTACGATACCTTCTCATGCCTTTGAAATATTGGGGATCAAAGACCTCACCCCGATCATCCTCGAGGAGGTCTTTACCGGAAATCGAGGAGCAGCGATGCTCTCTTCTCATGAGCCCATCGAAGTTGTGGTTCCTCCTCATGGGGCCGCAATATATCGCATGGTTTAA
- a CDS encoding CDP-alcohol phosphatidyltransferase family protein yields the protein MNEQDKEYLSSLKSLETENYVDRKFYRPLGFKIAKAIQHTGITPNVVTIISIFVGMGGASMFYFTGQMGFIFLGILGLICANILDCVDGQLARMTGIKSEIGRILDGIAGDLWFLTIYAALSLRLYDEIGSNWIFVIAILSIFSHFTQAALTDYYKTLHLYFVNPNKGKEFDTPESVQSRLKTMPMGINKVFTTLYLYYTKLQSKLTPNLGEMVQKLNRAYPEDRIPESLRLRYRQGSIMVMKCLDLLTFNGRSIPLFIILITGHVWFYFLYEIVFLNIILIVSKNQHETLCKFISEEITDHKN from the coding sequence ATGAACGAACAAGATAAAGAGTACCTGAGTTCTCTCAAGTCCTTGGAAACTGAAAACTACGTGGATCGCAAGTTTTACAGACCATTGGGCTTCAAAATTGCAAAAGCGATCCAACACACCGGGATCACCCCAAATGTAGTGACCATCATAAGTATATTTGTAGGGATGGGTGGAGCGTCTATGTTCTACTTCACCGGACAGATGGGGTTTATATTCTTGGGAATACTCGGCTTGATCTGTGCCAATATACTTGACTGTGTAGATGGGCAGTTGGCTCGCATGACTGGGATAAAGTCGGAGATAGGACGTATCCTTGACGGTATAGCAGGAGACCTTTGGTTTCTGACCATATATGCAGCGTTGTCACTGAGATTGTATGATGAAATAGGGTCAAATTGGATATTCGTCATCGCCATACTATCGATATTCTCGCACTTCACTCAGGCGGCTCTCACCGACTACTACAAAACTTTGCACCTCTACTTTGTGAACCCCAACAAGGGTAAGGAATTTGACACGCCTGAAAGCGTGCAGAGCCGCCTTAAAACGATGCCGATGGGGATAAACAAAGTATTTACGACATTGTACCTCTACTATACAAAACTACAAAGTAAGCTCACACCAAATCTGGGTGAGATGGTACAAAAACTCAATCGTGCATATCCGGAAGATAGGATACCGGAAAGCCTCAGATTGAGATATAGACAAGGTAGCATCATGGTCATGAAGTGTCTCGACCTATTGACCTTCAACGGTCGATCCATACCTTTGTTTATCATCCTGATCACAGGACATGTTTGGTTTTACTTCCTATACGAGATTGTATTTCTGAATATCATCTTGATCGTATCGAAAAACCAACATGAGACGCTATGCAAATTTATCTCTGAGGAGATAACAGATCACAAAAACTAA
- a CDS encoding CapA family protein, with protein sequence MRFSTIYQPLLSVFVVFSLLYACSSTTDKTKTQESLSEGQDTLTATLYFAGDIMMHLPQVKSATIAPEKYDIHQNYKHIAPYVKEADLSIANLETTFGGKPYRGYPQFSSPDTLAHALKDAGFDVLTTANNHCVDRGKHGLLRTLDILDKVGLKHTGTYRDSIERAQEHPLQLKINGLNLAVLSYTYGTNGIPVPTPTVVNLIDTLMTQEVKRIKDTETQDFIIVCIHWGNEYERKESRYQKALAKQLFEAGADLIIGSHPHVVQSAYHYTDTTTQREALVVYSLGNYISNQTKDPATRGGLSVTCTLQKMPNGDKSITDVKYLHSWVSKTDNQSKRTYRIIPISYSDRDTGLIHPTEHERFRRYVEYSKTITLSDSIYPF encoded by the coding sequence ATGCGTTTCTCTACCATTTATCAGCCCCTACTCTCGGTCTTTGTAGTATTCAGTCTGCTATATGCCTGCTCGTCTACAACCGACAAAACAAAAACTCAAGAATCTCTTTCAGAAGGACAAGACACTCTTACGGCAACACTCTACTTCGCAGGTGATATCATGATGCACTTGCCACAAGTAAAAAGTGCAACAATAGCCCCGGAAAAGTATGACATCCATCAAAACTATAAGCACATAGCACCTTACGTAAAGGAAGCTGATCTTTCGATTGCCAATCTGGAAACGACATTTGGAGGAAAACCCTACCGTGGCTACCCGCAATTCAGCAGTCCTGATACTTTGGCACATGCTCTAAAAGATGCCGGATTTGATGTTCTGACAACTGCCAATAATCACTGTGTGGATAGAGGTAAACATGGACTCCTTCGCACCCTTGATATACTTGATAAAGTCGGACTTAAACATACCGGTACATATAGAGACAGTATCGAAAGGGCACAAGAGCATCCACTACAACTCAAGATCAATGGCCTTAACCTTGCTGTGCTATCCTATACTTATGGTACCAATGGCATACCGGTACCGACGCCGACGGTTGTCAATCTTATCGACACCCTCATGACTCAGGAAGTGAAAAGGATAAAAGACACAGAAACGCAAGATTTCATCATAGTCTGTATTCATTGGGGAAATGAATATGAGAGAAAAGAGAGCAGATATCAAAAGGCCTTGGCCAAGCAACTTTTTGAAGCCGGAGCGGACTTGATCATCGGCTCTCACCCGCATGTGGTACAGTCGGCTTATCACTACACGGACACTACAACTCAAAGAGAAGCTCTGGTGGTGTACTCGTTGGGCAACTATATTAGCAATCAGACCAAAGATCCGGCGACCAGAGGGGGGCTATCTGTAACCTGTACACTTCAAAAGATGCCGAATGGAGACAAAAGTATAACCGATGTCAAGTACTTACACTCTTGGGTCTCAAAGACAGATAACCAGAGCAAGCGGACGTATCGAATTATCCCCATCTCCTACTCTGACAGGGATACCGGACTCATCCATCCTACAGAACACGAGCGATTCCGTCGCTATGTAGAATACTCCAAGACCATCACCCTCTCAGACAGTATATATCCATTCTGA
- a CDS encoding lysophospholipid acyltransferase family protein, translated as MENKEVISVEDLSKILGPFFKSKFGRVVGKRLLKTLKIDKINTIHKTYFHLKGRKFTSAALKHPFIQVSYEVHGEENLKQMKDGAFIAIANHPFGGLDGLMLIDVVSKVRPDFKVVANRFLTYIKALEDSFIPVVPRQNKANYNHNATENVNSIKMIGTHIKEGKPVGIFPAGGVANSKFGSEKGNEQLWQMSSVRIVRSAEVPVYPIYFEGSNSKTYYKFNKISYILSVLKTPSELFNKKGSVIGVYVGEPISPEEISKISSNIELRDFLMEKTLNLPSKYKKQQ; from the coding sequence ATGGAAAATAAAGAGGTCATTTCAGTAGAGGACTTATCGAAAATACTTGGCCCCTTCTTTAAGAGTAAATTTGGACGAGTGGTAGGAAAACGCCTACTCAAAACTCTTAAAATCGATAAGATTAACACCATACATAAGACGTACTTCCACCTCAAGGGTCGGAAGTTTACGAGTGCAGCACTGAAGCACCCATTCATACAAGTATCTTATGAGGTACACGGAGAAGAAAACCTCAAACAGATGAAGGATGGTGCATTCATCGCTATAGCCAACCATCCATTTGGCGGACTTGACGGACTTATGCTCATCGATGTGGTCAGCAAGGTAAGGCCGGACTTCAAAGTAGTTGCAAATAGATTTTTGACCTACATAAAGGCTCTCGAAGATAGCTTCATTCCCGTTGTGCCAAGACAAAACAAGGCAAACTACAACCATAATGCAACCGAGAATGTTAATAGTATAAAGATGATTGGAACTCACATCAAGGAAGGGAAGCCTGTAGGCATCTTTCCGGCAGGAGGTGTGGCCAACAGCAAGTTTGGCAGTGAAAAGGGAAATGAACAGTTGTGGCAGATGAGTAGTGTAAGGATCGTTCGATCTGCTGAGGTGCCTGTATATCCGATATATTTCGAGGGAAGTAACTCAAAGACCTACTACAAGTTCAATAAGATCAGTTACATATTATCTGTACTAAAAACACCTTCCGAACTGTTCAACAAGAAAGGAAGTGTCATAGGCGTATATGTGGGCGAACCGATATCTCCGGAAGAGATCAGTAAGATCTCAAGCAATATAGAACTTAGAGACTTCTTGATGGAAAAGACCCTTAATCTGCCATCGAAGTACAAAAAACAACAGTAA
- a CDS encoding diacylglycerol/lipid kinase family protein translates to MKFLIITNPTSGSKVLKGRPHEKTALALLNAGHEVRVVSTEYAGHATEVAIEACKSDVDVICAIGGDGTVNEVASALIGSDKVLGIIPNGSGNGLARELNIPLNTDSAIETLLNHSVVTIDSCRVNDRPFLCTCGIGFDGSVSEEFSESSIRGPIVYIKDSVQTFFSHTPATYHLKIDDKAITTKAFLIAFANASQYGNNAFIAPNASLTDGIIDVTIIKEFPIVDAAQVAIQLFSKGLDQNPYTELYQGKEISVTTDTPIPYHVDGEAVGSTDSIQIKMLPASLKVISGDLTASEETVSDFFNSITNNIIGLHNDLMSKLGIRHFDQDE, encoded by the coding sequence ATGAAATTCCTAATAATAACCAACCCCACATCGGGCTCCAAAGTTTTGAAAGGGAGACCCCATGAAAAGACAGCATTGGCACTCCTCAATGCAGGTCATGAGGTGCGTGTTGTCTCGACCGAATATGCAGGTCATGCAACAGAGGTTGCTATTGAGGCATGCAAGTCAGATGTAGATGTCATCTGTGCTATCGGAGGTGATGGGACAGTCAATGAAGTAGCATCGGCACTCATCGGCTCAGACAAAGTCTTGGGGATCATTCCGAACGGTAGTGGAAACGGACTTGCCAGAGAGCTTAACATCCCTCTCAATACAGATAGTGCCATAGAGACCCTGCTCAATCACTCTGTCGTCACAATAGACTCATGTCGGGTGAATGATCGTCCATTCCTTTGTACTTGTGGGATCGGGTTTGATGGCTCTGTTTCGGAAGAGTTTTCTGAAAGCTCCATTAGGGGACCTATTGTATACATCAAAGACTCCGTACAGACATTCTTTTCCCACACCCCCGCCACCTATCACCTCAAGATCGATGACAAAGCAATAACGACAAAGGCCTTCCTTATCGCTTTTGCAAATGCATCTCAATATGGCAACAACGCTTTCATAGCTCCCAATGCAAGCCTGACAGACGGTATCATCGACGTGACGATCATCAAGGAGTTTCCGATAGTAGATGCAGCCCAAGTCGCTATACAACTCTTCTCAAAAGGCTTGGATCAAAACCCATACACAGAGCTTTATCAAGGGAAAGAAATAAGCGTGACCACAGACACCCCCATACCATACCACGTAGATGGAGAGGCCGTAGGCTCTACCGACTCCATTCAAATAAAAATGCTCCCGGCAAGTCTGAAAGTTATCTCCGGAGACTTGACCGCAAGTGAGGAAACGGTATCTGACTTCTTCAACAGTATCACCAACAACATCATCGGTCTTCACAATGACCTGATGAGCAAACTTGGCATCAGGCACTTCGACCAAGATGAGTAA
- the pdxA gene encoding 4-hydroxythreonine-4-phosphate dehydrogenase PdxA, whose protein sequence is MIKVGITHGDYNGIGYEVILKVLSEPAIFDLFTPVIYGSPQVLSYYRKMLDINTTTPINIIKKGSEAQDGLINIVATSEEGVEVKVSPGEPSRYAGTLAARALMDARADLVDGAIDAVVTAPINKDTIQSSDFSHHGHTEFFSEPFPDHRHMMLFVSGDLRVAVVTSHCPLKDVSSKLTKELVYQNIIDLEQTLKRDFGVIKPRIAVLGLNPHSGENGLLGTEEINVITPALEAAWQEDKFVFGPISPDGFWGSHMYENFDAVLAMYHDQGLIPFKLMAMEVGVNVTCGLPVVRTSPDHGTAYDIAGEGRANEESMRNAIYQAIDIIRHRGRYDEARQNPLKKRFVERGHDNIKLDLTGDSDEH, encoded by the coding sequence ATGATTAAAGTAGGTATAACACACGGAGATTACAATGGTATCGGATACGAAGTCATACTAAAGGTTCTCTCCGAGCCTGCCATATTTGACTTGTTCACACCGGTGATCTATGGTTCGCCACAAGTCCTTTCGTACTACCGAAAGATGCTGGACATCAACACCACCACACCGATCAATATCATCAAAAAGGGGAGTGAGGCTCAAGATGGGCTCATCAACATCGTTGCGACAAGTGAAGAAGGTGTAGAGGTAAAGGTCTCTCCCGGAGAGCCCTCAAGATATGCCGGCACGCTTGCTGCCAGAGCTCTCATGGATGCCAGAGCAGATTTGGTGGATGGGGCCATAGATGCAGTCGTCACAGCCCCTATCAACAAGGACACAATACAGTCGAGTGACTTTTCTCATCATGGGCACACGGAGTTCTTCAGCGAACCGTTCCCCGATCATAGACATATGATGCTATTTGTATCGGGCGATCTCAGAGTGGCTGTGGTGACATCGCACTGTCCACTCAAGGATGTTTCGTCCAAACTGACAAAGGAGCTTGTATATCAAAACATCATCGACCTCGAACAGACTCTCAAGAGAGACTTCGGGGTGATTAAACCTCGTATAGCTGTCCTCGGTCTAAACCCTCATAGTGGAGAGAACGGTCTCTTGGGTACAGAGGAGATAAATGTCATCACACCGGCTCTCGAAGCAGCATGGCAGGAGGATAAATTTGTCTTCGGCCCCATATCTCCTGATGGTTTTTGGGGCAGCCATATGTACGAAAACTTCGATGCAGTGTTGGCTATGTATCATGATCAAGGGCTCATTCCCTTCAAGCTCATGGCTATGGAAGTCGGGGTCAATGTCACTTGCGGACTACCGGTTGTACGCACCTCACCGGATCATGGGACGGCCTACGACATTGCAGGCGAAGGTCGTGCCAACGAAGAGTCCATGAGAAATGCCATATATCAGGCCATAGACATCATCCGCCACAGAGGTCGATATGATGAGGCAAGACAAAACCCTCTTAAAAAGAGATTTGTCGAGCGTGGACATGACAACATCAAGCTGGATCTCACGGGAGATAGTGACGAACATTAA
- a CDS encoding cation:proton antiporter, with product MSLTNKRKDVLFYIILLVLGAGVLWYVSSVSSTPEDALVESKGLISRIADSFGTFIHFVREHLSSQFGLLLIQIIVILLFARAVAWCFTKIGQPSVIGEILAGIILGPSVLGLLFPNVFETLFPSESLHNISLLSQFGLILFMFVIGMELELGEIKKTLRKTLVISHAGIIIPFVLGAILSIALFDDYAGAHGELLPFALFIGISMSITAFPVLARIIQEKGQMNTHIGVLSLSSAASGDITAWCLIAVIMAIAQAGSAMSALFTIIFASVYMLVMFYIVRPIFKLVGKLYNNSEVLTKGVIAIIFLTLLISAYLTEILGLHALFGAFIAGVVMPENLKFRRLLTEKVEDVSLSIFLPLFFVASGLQTEIGLLNTGYLWMITLVITAIAVIGKLGGTYIAARVVGENKYNSLYMGILMNTRGLMELVILSMGYQLGILSPIIYAMLVLMTLVTTFMTTPLLELLDKIMKPGRKAVQNLSNSMQVLFSFGRTSTGMLMLQLMHTFFPNKGKGAQISCLHMTVGSDTNPRQAEHFREQNFAPLKASSKERGLEVEEYYEVTDNPVSTLVNTTKSTEADLLLIGAPIELSRLPEDEEINKLHKNVVNKVGHTLAGAGAFFNVAQLLRDKTKYLIDNTPNSIGVVIDRGLREPVRSLCVIHDPQATDKEDYVHLVNGLLRYTLAEKHFISIGTGNDIEEMTNFYQADPMTMKISFAKEELGKYDLLLIPYNTFRNMSAQSPELLEYVPTTILLCARRKSPFPTLTE from the coding sequence ATGAGTCTAACGAACAAGCGTAAAGATGTACTTTTCTATATCATATTACTTGTACTCGGAGCAGGGGTACTGTGGTATGTATCATCCGTATCGAGCACACCTGAAGATGCCTTGGTCGAGAGCAAAGGACTAATCAGCCGAATAGCTGATAGTTTTGGTACCTTCATACATTTTGTACGAGAACATCTTTCCTCGCAGTTTGGACTTCTACTCATACAGATCATTGTAATCCTCCTTTTTGCAAGGGCAGTTGCGTGGTGCTTTACAAAGATTGGACAGCCATCGGTGATAGGAGAGATCTTAGCCGGGATTATCTTAGGGCCTTCGGTATTAGGGCTCCTATTTCCAAATGTATTCGAGACCCTTTTTCCCTCCGAAAGCCTGCACAACATATCACTACTGAGTCAGTTTGGCCTCATCCTCTTTATGTTTGTCATAGGGATGGAGCTGGAGTTGGGAGAGATAAAAAAGACCCTTCGTAAGACATTGGTCATCTCTCATGCAGGTATCATCATACCTTTTGTCTTGGGTGCAATACTCTCTATCGCCCTTTTTGATGATTATGCAGGTGCTCATGGGGAGTTATTGCCTTTTGCTCTCTTTATAGGTATATCGATGAGTATAACTGCCTTCCCTGTACTTGCACGTATCATACAGGAAAAGGGGCAGATGAATACACATATAGGAGTATTATCGCTTTCGAGTGCAGCCAGTGGAGACATCACCGCATGGTGTCTCATCGCAGTAATCATGGCAATAGCTCAAGCAGGATCGGCTATGAGTGCGCTCTTCACGATTATCTTTGCCTCTGTGTATATGCTGGTGATGTTTTATATCGTACGTCCGATATTCAAGCTCGTCGGCAAGCTATACAATAACTCGGAGGTGTTGACAAAAGGTGTGATAGCTATCATATTCCTGACATTGTTGATCTCAGCATATCTGACAGAGATATTGGGTCTCCATGCACTCTTCGGTGCCTTCATAGCAGGAGTGGTCATGCCTGAAAATCTAAAGTTCAGGAGACTACTCACAGAAAAAGTGGAGGACGTTTCCTTGTCCATCTTCCTGCCACTATTCTTCGTAGCATCCGGTCTTCAGACAGAAATAGGCCTTCTCAATACCGGTTATCTATGGATGATCACACTGGTGATTACAGCGATAGCAGTCATAGGGAAACTCGGAGGCACATATATTGCGGCTCGTGTGGTAGGAGAAAACAAGTACAACAGCCTCTATATGGGTATCTTGATGAACACCAGAGGTCTCATGGAGCTGGTGATCCTATCCATGGGTTACCAACTGGGCATCTTATCTCCCATCATCTATGCGATGCTGGTACTTATGACCCTCGTCACGACCTTTATGACGACTCCGCTCTTGGAACTACTTGACAAGATAATGAAACCAGGTCGAAAGGCCGTTCAGAACCTATCTAACAGCATGCAGGTACTGTTCTCTTTCGGGAGGACCTCGACAGGCATGCTCATGCTACAACTCATGCACACCTTCTTTCCGAATAAAGGGAAAGGGGCTCAGATCTCATGTCTCCACATGACGGTCGGAAGTGATACAAACCCAAGACAGGCGGAGCACTTCAGAGAGCAAAACTTTGCACCCCTGAAAGCATCTTCCAAAGAAAGAGGACTTGAAGTGGAAGAATATTATGAGGTAACGGATAATCCTGTAAGCACTCTTGTCAATACCACAAAGTCTACCGAAGCTGATCTCCTCCTCATCGGAGCACCGATAGAGCTTTCGAGACTCCCAGAGGATGAAGAAATCAATAAACTTCACAAGAATGTGGTCAACAAAGTAGGACACACACTCGCAGGTGCAGGTGCCTTCTTCAATGTAGCACAACTTTTAAGAGATAAGACGAAGTATCTCATCGACAACACACCTAACTCCATCGGTGTCGTCATTGATCGTGGGCTGAGAGAGCCGGTACGCAGCCTTTGTGTCATCCATGATCCACAGGCAACGGACAAAGAGGATTATGTTCATCTCGTGAACGGATTACTTCGATATACGTTGGCTGAAAAACACTTTATTTCGATCGGGACAGGTAATGACATAGAAGAGATGACGAACTTCTACCAAGCAGACCCTATGACAATGAAAATCAGTTTTGCGAAAGAGGAGTTGGGAAAATACGACCTCCTACTGATCCCTTACAATACGTTCAGAAATATGTCTGCACAGTCACCTGAACTACTCGAATACGTCCCGACAACCATTTTGCTTTGCGCACGTCGGAAAAGTCCGTTTCCTACACTGACAGAGTAG